In Ciconia boyciana chromosome 16, ASM3463844v1, whole genome shotgun sequence, one genomic interval encodes:
- the RNF135 gene encoding E3 ubiquitin-protein ligase RNF135 isoform X2, which yields MAAAVELERLLGAVDLSCTCCLQYFTDPVWLTGCSHSFCRPCIIQYCKGRQRASCPLCRADFELKDLRPNRELAALVNLILQEVKEEELETQGEPKPSETVACNDRSSAERRPGEKEYASQIKSQITEDFCCMKEYVERQERNTLRFIEQEQKAAQQKTEETIHQLCVEVNELLDINAQTSNLPERHRYKGSPSAMNKITLDEKLNIVKSAVEDLKRKLEILLLEKYAQQFPPVQPPDLHQETNVCSLSPESAAENPEPMTSSQFSQWADDVTFDLTRVYERLAITAQKTKVMVSSYLTGYEPSPNRFCISQVMCSQSFSTGCHYWEVITKDSDGWAVGVAHEMIGKRDKLGRTEHSWCVEWLGPKKQLSAWHRDQETLLHKDKPLKVGVFLELQKKTVSFYSITDKEMLLHTFEINTSNPLYPAFWLYSLEKNGSLTISHTNRR from the exons atGGCTGCGGCCGTCGAGCTCGAGCGGCTGCTGGGCGCCGTGGACCTGAGCTGCACTTGCTGCCTGCAGTACTTCACGGACCCCGTGTGGCTCACGGGCTGCAGCCACAGCTTCTGCCGGCCCTGTATCATCCAGTACTGCAAGGGGAGGCAGCGCGCAAGCTGCCCGCTCTGCCGGGCGGACTTCGAGCTGAAGGACCTGCGGCCCAACCGGGAGCTGGCCGCTTTGGTGAACTTAATCCTGCAGGAGGTAAAGGAAGAAGAGTTGGAAACACAGGGTGAACCGAAACCCTCCGAAACTGTTGCCTGCAACGACCGGAGCTCGGCGGAGCGGCGACCTGGGGAGAAG gAATATGCGTCTCAGATCAAAAGCCAGATTACTGAAGATTTCTGTTGCATGAAAGAGTATGTTGAAAGACAGGAGAGAAACACACTGAGGTTCATTGAACAAGAGCAAAAAGCAGCtcaacagaaaactgaagagacTATTCACCAGCTCTGTGTTGAAGTGAACGAGCTTTTAGACATCAATGCCCAAACG AGTAACTTACCTGAGAGACATAGGTACAAAGGCTCACCTTCAGCAATGAATAAAATTACGCTTGATGAGAAACTTAACATTGTCAAAAGTGCTGTAGAAGATCTTAAGAGAAAGTTGGAAATTTTACTTTTGGAGAAATACGCTCAGCAGTTCCCACCCG TGCAACCTCCAGACTTACATCAGGAGACAAATGTCTGCTCATTATCTCCAGAGTCTGCAGCTGAAAATCCAGAACCGATGACTTCAAGCCAGTTTTCTCAGT GGGCAGATGATGTGACTTTTGATCTCACAAGAGTATATGAGCGCTTAGCAATCACAGCCCAGAAGACGAAAGTAATGGTTTCCAGCTACCTGACTGGTTATGAACCATCGCCCAACAGATTCTGCATCAGCCAAGTGATGTGCTCCCAGAGCTTCTCTACTGGGTGCCACTACTGGGAAGTAATTACCAAGGACAGTGATGGATGGGCTGTTGGAGTTGCTCATGAAATGATTGGTAAAAGGGACAAATTAGGAAGAACAGAGCATTCCTGGTGTGTAGAATGGCTAGGTCCCAAAAAGCAGCTGTCAGCATGGCACAGGGATCAAGAAACATTATTACACAAGGATAAACCATTGAAGGTTGGAGTTTTCCTGGAGCTACAAAAGAAGACCGTGTCATTTTACTCCATCACTGacaaagaaatgcttttgcatACATTTGAAATCAATACGTCAAACCCTCTTTACCCTGCTTTCTGGCTCTATAGTCTAGAAAAAAATGGATCTTTAACTATAAGTCATACAAACAGGAGGTAA
- the RNF135 gene encoding E3 ubiquitin-protein ligase RNF135 isoform X1 — protein MAAAVELERLLGAVDLSCTCCLQYFTDPVWLTGCSHSFCRPCIIQYCKGRQRASCPLCRADFELKDLRPNRELAALVNLILQEVKEEELETQGEPKPSETVACNDRSSAERRPGEKEEDIWDISKQLEITAETIDLLRKDLSKAKEYASQIKSQITEDFCCMKEYVERQERNTLRFIEQEQKAAQQKTEETIHQLCVEVNELLDINAQTSNLPERHRYKGSPSAMNKITLDEKLNIVKSAVEDLKRKLEILLLEKYAQQFPPVQPPDLHQETNVCSLSPESAAENPEPMTSSQFSQWADDVTFDLTRVYERLAITAQKTKVMVSSYLTGYEPSPNRFCISQVMCSQSFSTGCHYWEVITKDSDGWAVGVAHEMIGKRDKLGRTEHSWCVEWLGPKKQLSAWHRDQETLLHKDKPLKVGVFLELQKKTVSFYSITDKEMLLHTFEINTSNPLYPAFWLYSLEKNGSLTISHTNRR, from the exons atGGCTGCGGCCGTCGAGCTCGAGCGGCTGCTGGGCGCCGTGGACCTGAGCTGCACTTGCTGCCTGCAGTACTTCACGGACCCCGTGTGGCTCACGGGCTGCAGCCACAGCTTCTGCCGGCCCTGTATCATCCAGTACTGCAAGGGGAGGCAGCGCGCAAGCTGCCCGCTCTGCCGGGCGGACTTCGAGCTGAAGGACCTGCGGCCCAACCGGGAGCTGGCCGCTTTGGTGAACTTAATCCTGCAGGAGGTAAAGGAAGAAGAGTTGGAAACACAGGGTGAACCGAAACCCTCCGAAACTGTTGCCTGCAACGACCGGAGCTCGGCGGAGCGGCGACCTGGGGAGAAG GAGGAAGATATATGGGACATCTCCAAGCAACTAGAAATTACTGCAGAGACCATCGACCTCTTGAGGAAAGATCTCAGTAAAGCAAAG gAATATGCGTCTCAGATCAAAAGCCAGATTACTGAAGATTTCTGTTGCATGAAAGAGTATGTTGAAAGACAGGAGAGAAACACACTGAGGTTCATTGAACAAGAGCAAAAAGCAGCtcaacagaaaactgaagagacTATTCACCAGCTCTGTGTTGAAGTGAACGAGCTTTTAGACATCAATGCCCAAACG AGTAACTTACCTGAGAGACATAGGTACAAAGGCTCACCTTCAGCAATGAATAAAATTACGCTTGATGAGAAACTTAACATTGTCAAAAGTGCTGTAGAAGATCTTAAGAGAAAGTTGGAAATTTTACTTTTGGAGAAATACGCTCAGCAGTTCCCACCCG TGCAACCTCCAGACTTACATCAGGAGACAAATGTCTGCTCATTATCTCCAGAGTCTGCAGCTGAAAATCCAGAACCGATGACTTCAAGCCAGTTTTCTCAGT GGGCAGATGATGTGACTTTTGATCTCACAAGAGTATATGAGCGCTTAGCAATCACAGCCCAGAAGACGAAAGTAATGGTTTCCAGCTACCTGACTGGTTATGAACCATCGCCCAACAGATTCTGCATCAGCCAAGTGATGTGCTCCCAGAGCTTCTCTACTGGGTGCCACTACTGGGAAGTAATTACCAAGGACAGTGATGGATGGGCTGTTGGAGTTGCTCATGAAATGATTGGTAAAAGGGACAAATTAGGAAGAACAGAGCATTCCTGGTGTGTAGAATGGCTAGGTCCCAAAAAGCAGCTGTCAGCATGGCACAGGGATCAAGAAACATTATTACACAAGGATAAACCATTGAAGGTTGGAGTTTTCCTGGAGCTACAAAAGAAGACCGTGTCATTTTACTCCATCACTGacaaagaaatgcttttgcatACATTTGAAATCAATACGTCAAACCCTCTTTACCCTGCTTTCTGGCTCTATAGTCTAGAAAAAAATGGATCTTTAACTATAAGTCATACAAACAGGAGGTAA
- the ADAP2 gene encoding arf-GAP with dual PH domain-containing protein 2, whose amino-acid sequence MMDRDRNKTLLLELQRATGTGNGRCADCGEPDPEWASYKLGIFICLNCSGIHRNLPQISRVKSLRLDFWENDLIEFMKKHGNLSAKAKYEAKVPPYYYTPQSCDCLVLREQWIRAKYEREEFVATRVCQDPCSAGSREGFLWKRGRESRQFQKRRFLLSAREGVMKYYTKESRGPKAIISIENLNAMFQTEKIQHAHGLQITYNTDGQTRNLFVYHESGKEIVDWFNAIRAARYHYLRTTFPTVPEPELIPRITRNYVKEGYMEKTGPKQKEAFKVRWFCLDSQERNLMYFKNPLDAFAQGQFFIGRMDEGYEVRAGLPQGVRVKKRKPAITVVTPMREFVFICENDREQREWIDALNGVIAQPLTG is encoded by the exons ATGATGGACCGCGACCGCAACAAGacgctgctgctggagctgcagagggCCACCGGGACCGGGAACGGCCGCTGCGCCGACTGCGGGGAGCCAG ATCCAGAGTGGGCTTCTTACAAACTTGGAATATTCATTTGTTTGAATTGCTCTGGAATCCATCGCAATCTTCCTCAAATCAGCAGGGTCAAATCCCTTCGCCTTGACTTCTGGGAGAACGATCTTATAGAg tttatgAAGAAGCATGGGAATCTTTCTGCCAAAGCTAAATATGAAGCAAAGGTCCCTCCCTACTATTACACCCCTCAGTCCTGTGATTGCTT gGTTTTAAGAGAGCAATGGATTAGAGCTAAATATGAGCGTGAGGAATTTGTTGCCACCCGAGTCTGCCAAGATCCTTGTTCTGCAG GTAGCCGTGAAGGATTCCTCTGGAAGCGTGGGCGGGAAAGCAGACAGTTCCAGAAGAGGCGATTTCTCCTGTCAGCAAGGGAAGGGGTGATGAAGTACTACACCAAAGAA tCCAGAGGTCCAAAAGCCATTATCAGCATTGAGAATCTGAATGCAATGTTCcagacagagaaaatacaacatGCTCACGGGCTGCAGATCACATACAACACAGATGGTCAAACAAGGAACCTTTTTGTCTATCACGAAAGTGGAAAG GAGATTGTTGACTGGTTCAATGCCATTCGGGCAGCACGTTACCATTATCTCAGAACAACCTTCCCAACTGTCCCTGAGCCTGAG CTTATACCCAGGATCACAAGAAATTATGTCAAAGAAGGATATATGGAGAAAACAGGACCAAAA CAGAAGGAGGCCTTTAAGGTGCGCTGGTTCTGCCTGGATTCTCAAGAAAGGAACCTCatgtactttaaaaatccaCTG GATGCATTTGCACAGGGCCAGTTTTTTATTGGACGGATGGATGAGGGATATGAAGTACGAGCTGGCTTGCCCCAGGGAGTTCGGGTGAAGAAGAGGAAACCAGCGATCACTGTGGTCACGCCAATGAGAGAGTTTGTGTTTATATGTGAGAACGATAGGGAGCAGAGGGAGTGGATAGACGCCTTAAATGGAGTCATTGCCCAGCCTTTGACTGGTTAA